In Streptomyces sp. NBC_00483, a single window of DNA contains:
- a CDS encoding acetamidase/formamidase family protein, whose protein sequence is MTLTSAAPSPDAMPVDGRHHLSTTPDTARWGVLPRADSAPVLKVDDGDTVTFDLVSHEGILPDQGRDPVEFFGGYGVPAHQVPRDAQEIAASDLGREPEGPIGPHIVTGPVAVRGARPGDLLCVRTLSLHRRTHYGIVSNRHTRGSLPDELPDPAADFTSPDTKRAAEGTVSSFCTVERDGDGAEFGVLRCTPTLSARFPLGPFVGIMGVTDDGADTRSSVPPGPFGGNLDIKHLTCGSTLYLPIRTDGAGFYAGDPHFAQGNGEVALTALEAPLRATVQLSVVRGAAARRVTGLLAEPFAETRTHWIALGLDADLDEAMRQCVRSALGFLTARTGMDRATAYAYLSAAADFEVSQVVDQIKGVHCLIRKADFPAET, encoded by the coding sequence ATGACGCTGACCTCCGCCGCCCCCTCCCCCGACGCCATGCCCGTCGACGGCCGCCACCACCTCTCCACCACGCCCGACACCGCCCGCTGGGGCGTACTCCCCCGCGCGGACAGCGCCCCGGTACTGAAGGTCGACGACGGTGACACGGTCACGTTCGATCTCGTCTCCCACGAGGGGATCCTGCCCGACCAGGGCCGCGACCCGGTGGAGTTCTTCGGCGGTTACGGAGTACCGGCCCACCAAGTGCCGCGCGACGCCCAGGAGATCGCGGCGTCCGACCTCGGGCGCGAGCCGGAGGGCCCGATCGGCCCGCACATCGTCACGGGCCCCGTCGCGGTGCGCGGCGCACGCCCCGGTGACCTGCTGTGCGTACGCACCCTGAGCCTGCACCGGCGCACGCACTACGGCATCGTCTCCAACCGGCACACCCGCGGCTCCCTGCCCGATGAACTCCCGGACCCTGCCGCCGATTTCACGAGCCCGGACACCAAGCGCGCCGCCGAGGGCACGGTCTCCTCCTTCTGCACGGTCGAACGCGATGGCGACGGCGCCGAGTTCGGCGTGCTGCGCTGCACGCCGACGCTGAGCGCACGCTTCCCGCTCGGCCCGTTCGTCGGGATCATGGGCGTGACGGACGACGGCGCGGACACGCGCAGTTCGGTGCCGCCGGGCCCCTTCGGCGGCAACCTCGACATCAAGCACCTGACCTGCGGCTCGACCCTGTACCTGCCGATACGTACCGACGGCGCGGGCTTCTACGCGGGTGACCCGCACTTCGCGCAGGGCAACGGGGAAGTGGCGCTCACCGCGCTGGAGGCGCCGCTTCGGGCGACGGTGCAGCTGTCCGTGGTGCGCGGCGCGGCGGCACGCCGGGTGACCGGGCTGCTCGCGGAGCCGTTCGCCGAGACACGTACGCACTGGATCGCGCTCGGACTCGACGCCGACCTCGACGAGGCGATGCGCCAGTGCGTGCGCTCCGCACTCGGCTTCCTCACGGCGCGCACCGGCATGGACCGGGCCACCGCGTACGCGTATCTCAGCGCGGCGGCCGACTTCGAGGTCTCACAGGTGGTCGACCAGATCAAGGGCGTCCACTGCCTGATCCGCAAGGCGGACTTCCCCGCCGAGACGTAA
- a CDS encoding amidohydrolase family protein: MTALLLRHARVEDSPDPTDIRIRGGRIEAIGPGLAAPDDIGAEVLDCAGRVVVPGLIEAHLHPDKALLDGLTPEGTGSLADAIRITALLKAGFTYDEVRARAEQVLRMCVLNGTTAIRAHPDVDPVAGLTGLNVLLELRERWAALVTLQVVAFPQEGIFKAPGTEKLLREALDSGADVVGGCTYNEASLADCHRHVELVLDLAAEYGVPADLHADFGDDHGDSRFALAEFIAARTAERGLQGRVTLGHATSLAGRPPAERRTVLAELAAAGVAVVPLPATDLFLGGRGDDTAPRRGLAPVRELWDADVLTACATNNIRNAFTPYGTGDVLETALLLARIAHLSGPADLRRVLRMVTYDAARVIGIPEADYGVREGAVADLVVLDTRDYATLLLDRPVRTAVVKSGRVVARSAVSAELDGSLVAGGVV; the protein is encoded by the coding sequence GTGACCGCTCTGCTGCTGCGCCACGCGCGTGTGGAGGACTCGCCCGACCCGACCGACATCCGCATCCGTGGCGGACGGATCGAGGCCATCGGCCCCGGTCTCGCCGCGCCGGACGACATCGGCGCCGAGGTCCTCGACTGCGCGGGCCGCGTCGTCGTGCCCGGTCTGATCGAGGCCCATCTGCACCCGGACAAGGCACTGCTCGACGGGTTGACCCCGGAGGGCACCGGCTCACTCGCGGACGCCATCAGGATCACTGCGCTACTCAAGGCGGGATTCACGTACGACGAGGTACGCGCGCGTGCCGAGCAGGTGCTCCGGATGTGCGTCCTGAACGGCACCACCGCGATCCGCGCCCATCCCGACGTCGACCCGGTAGCGGGCCTGACCGGGCTCAACGTCCTATTGGAACTGCGCGAGAGGTGGGCGGCCCTGGTCACTCTCCAGGTCGTCGCGTTCCCCCAGGAGGGCATCTTCAAGGCGCCCGGCACGGAGAAGCTGCTCCGTGAGGCGCTCGACTCGGGCGCCGATGTCGTCGGGGGGTGCACCTACAACGAGGCCTCCCTCGCCGACTGTCACCGGCACGTGGAGCTGGTCCTCGATCTCGCCGCCGAGTACGGCGTCCCTGCCGATCTGCACGCGGACTTCGGCGACGACCACGGCGACAGCCGCTTCGCCCTCGCCGAGTTCATCGCCGCCCGCACCGCCGAGCGTGGCCTCCAGGGGCGGGTGACCCTCGGCCACGCCACCTCGCTCGCCGGGCGCCCGCCTGCCGAACGGCGTACGGTCCTCGCCGAACTCGCGGCCGCCGGGGTCGCGGTCGTGCCGCTGCCCGCCACGGATCTCTTCCTGGGCGGTCGCGGCGACGACACGGCGCCGCGCCGGGGCCTGGCCCCCGTGCGTGAACTCTGGGACGCGGACGTCCTCACCGCCTGCGCCACCAACAACATCCGCAACGCGTTCACCCCGTACGGCACCGGCGACGTCCTGGAGACCGCGCTGCTGCTCGCCCGGATCGCGCACCTGTCGGGCCCCGCCGATCTGCGACGGGTGCTGCGCATGGTGACGTACGACGCCGCTCGCGTGATCGGCATTCCGGAAGCGGACTACGGGGTGCGCGAGGGCGCGGTGGCGGACCTCGTCGTCCTGGACACCCGCGATTACGCCACGCTGCTCCTGGACCGGCCCGTGCGCACCGCGGTGGTCAAGTCGGGGCGGGTGGTGGCCCGTTCGGCGGTCTCCGCGGAACTCGACGGTTCTCTCGTCGCGGGCGGGGTGGTCTGA
- a CDS encoding DUF1097 domain-containing protein, which produces MAEATTGTSTAAPVTPVLRERIPHEIVASVLAATTAFVGGTALHLPPWAIFISWAGMFLMGGPNLAGARRLWCAMPVGSTYALLIVLLETHAGTAFGESQLARNTFGALCILVLNSALMYTGRVRFFSLIPGMFFGFASYFATFFGGFGFEAGNPWAAWVCVVAMNALGPVYAWLSMRLTFPVEIKSPS; this is translated from the coding sequence ATGGCCGAGGCGACGACAGGGACGAGCACGGCCGCTCCGGTGACACCCGTGCTCCGGGAGCGGATTCCGCACGAGATCGTGGCGTCGGTGCTCGCCGCGACGACCGCCTTCGTGGGCGGGACCGCGCTGCATCTGCCACCTTGGGCGATCTTCATCTCGTGGGCGGGCATGTTCCTGATGGGCGGCCCGAACCTGGCCGGCGCGCGACGGCTGTGGTGCGCGATGCCGGTGGGTTCCACGTACGCACTGCTCATCGTGCTCCTGGAGACTCATGCGGGCACGGCGTTCGGCGAGAGCCAGTTGGCCCGGAACACGTTCGGGGCGCTGTGCATCCTCGTCCTGAACAGCGCTCTGATGTACACGGGCCGGGTCCGGTTCTTCTCGCTCATTCCCGGCATGTTCTTCGGTTTCGCCAGCTACTTCGCGACGTTCTTCGGCGGGTTCGGCTTCGAGGCGGGCAACCCGTGGGCGGCCTGGGTGTGCGTGGTCGCCATGAACGCGCTCGGCCCGGTGTACGCCTGGCTGTCGATGCGGCTGACCTTCCCGGTGGAGATCAAGTCGCCTTCCTGA